One stretch of Methyloversatilis sp. RAC08 DNA includes these proteins:
- a CDS encoding paraquat-inducible protein A: MRRRALTAREAGLLSCHVCGQLARPPAEGAHSLRCPRCRAPMHLRKPASVSTTWALLIASIVMFLPANLLPVMTTTSLLGSQQDTIMSGVIFLWQSGSWPLAAVVFFASVMVPLLKIVALVYLTLSVQRRSTHNLLQRTRLYRLVEFVGRWSMLDIYVITMLVALVSFRGLATIEAGPGAIAFGAVVVLTMFAAMSFDPRLIWDPLASGSADAHTAHHD; encoded by the coding sequence ATGAGGCGCCGCGCGCTGACCGCCCGCGAAGCCGGGCTGCTGAGCTGCCATGTGTGCGGTCAGCTGGCGCGTCCGCCTGCAGAGGGCGCACACAGCCTGCGCTGCCCGCGCTGCCGCGCACCGATGCACCTGCGCAAGCCGGCCAGTGTGTCGACCACCTGGGCGCTGCTGATCGCATCGATCGTCATGTTCCTTCCGGCCAACCTGCTGCCGGTCATGACTACCACATCGCTGCTCGGCAGCCAGCAGGACACGATCATGAGCGGCGTCATCTTTCTGTGGCAGTCAGGCTCCTGGCCGCTGGCAGCGGTGGTGTTCTTCGCCAGCGTGATGGTGCCGCTGCTGAAGATCGTCGCGCTGGTGTATCTGACGCTGTCGGTGCAGCGTCGCTCGACGCACAACCTGCTGCAGCGCACCCGGCTGTACCGGCTGGTCGAATTCGTCGGCCGCTGGTCGATGCTCGACATCTACGTGATCACGATGCTGGTGGCACTGGTGAGCTTCCGCGGGCTGGCAACGATAGAAGCCGGTCCCGGCGCGATTGCCTTCGGCGCCGTCGTGGTGCTCACCATGTTTGCCGCCATGAGTTTCGACCCCCGACTGATCTGGGACCCGCTGGCCAGCGGGTCTGCCGACGCCCACACTGCACACCATGACTGA
- a CDS encoding PqiB family protein — protein sequence MTEPELPTATVDAPRRFHIPLVWIIPLVALLIGVFLAARAWYEQGPTITIQFNSGAGLEPGKTRIKYKDVDVGQISAVALADDGAHVIATAQLVREADRLLVTDTRFWVVSARVSGSAVTGLGTLLSGAYVGMDAGQSTEPGRTFVALDEAPVITLDVPGRAFALHAETLGSIDVGTPIYFRRIPAGQVTGFKLDDTGQHLDIQVFIKSPYDRYVTTDSRFWNASGIDVKLGAEGLQINTESATSILAGGLAFETPDAGDAEPAPAGLDFRLFGSRAEALKQPGSDAQIVQLRFTESVRGLSVGAPVDFRGTQIGEVIALEPDVDLDTADVGLLVDIAVFPDRMRPRAGGKADDDFDEAAFRTFVDRLVARGLRAQLRNGNLVTGQLYVAMDFFPPVGKQKVDWAARPPQLPTQRGSLDELQATLSRIAGKFDRLPLDDIAQETRAAIAGLARAVERTDQLMQRLDGLASNEVSAAATETQRTMAEARAAIADTRHLLSSDAPLQQDLRDSLQELSRAAQSLRHLTDTLERHPEALLRGKPEEKP from the coding sequence ATGACTGAACCCGAACTGCCGACCGCCACGGTCGACGCACCGCGCCGCTTCCACATTCCGCTGGTGTGGATCATCCCGCTGGTGGCGCTGCTGATCGGCGTATTCCTCGCCGCGCGTGCCTGGTACGAACAGGGGCCGACCATCACGATCCAGTTCAACAGCGGCGCCGGGCTCGAGCCGGGCAAGACGCGCATCAAGTACAAGGATGTCGATGTCGGCCAGATCAGCGCGGTGGCGCTGGCCGACGATGGCGCCCACGTCATCGCCACCGCGCAACTGGTGCGCGAAGCCGATCGGCTGCTGGTGACGGACACGCGTTTCTGGGTGGTCAGCGCACGCGTGTCGGGGAGCGCGGTGACCGGTCTGGGTACCTTGCTGTCGGGCGCCTATGTCGGCATGGACGCCGGTCAGTCGACCGAGCCCGGCCGCACTTTCGTCGCGCTGGACGAGGCACCGGTCATCACGCTGGACGTGCCCGGGCGCGCCTTTGCGCTGCATGCCGAAACGCTGGGATCGATCGACGTCGGCACGCCGATCTACTTCCGCCGCATCCCGGCCGGTCAGGTCACCGGCTTCAAGCTTGACGACACCGGCCAGCATCTCGACATCCAGGTGTTCATCAAGTCGCCGTACGACCGCTACGTGACCACCGACAGCCGCTTCTGGAACGCCAGCGGCATCGATGTGAAGCTCGGTGCAGAAGGGCTGCAGATCAACACCGAATCGGCCACCTCCATCCTGGCCGGCGGGCTGGCGTTCGAAACACCGGACGCTGGCGATGCCGAGCCGGCGCCTGCCGGGCTGGATTTCAGGCTGTTCGGCTCGCGCGCCGAAGCCCTGAAGCAGCCCGGATCGGATGCCCAGATCGTGCAGCTTCGCTTCACCGAAAGCGTGCGCGGCCTGTCGGTCGGCGCGCCGGTCGATTTCCGCGGCACCCAGATCGGCGAAGTGATCGCGCTCGAACCCGATGTCGATCTCGACACCGCAGACGTCGGCCTGCTGGTCGATATCGCGGTATTCCCCGATCGCATGCGCCCACGCGCGGGCGGCAAGGCGGACGACGACTTCGATGAAGCCGCCTTCCGCACCTTCGTCGACCGGCTGGTGGCGCGCGGCCTGCGCGCGCAGCTGCGCAATGGCAATCTGGTGACCGGGCAGCTCTATGTGGCGATGGATTTCTTCCCTCCGGTCGGCAAGCAGAAGGTCGACTGGGCCGCGCGTCCGCCGCAGCTGCCGACCCAGCGCGGCAGCCTGGACGAACTGCAGGCCACGCTGTCGCGCATCGCCGGCAAGTTCGACCGCCTGCCGCTGGACGACATCGCACAGGAGACCCGCGCCGCGATTGCCGGGCTGGCGCGCGCGGTCGAGCGCACCGATCAGCTGATGCAGCGGCTCGACGGCCTTGCGTCGAACGAAGTGAGCGCCGCCGCGACCGAAACGCAGCGCACGATGGCCGAGGCGCGCGCGGCGATCGCCGATACGCGCCATCTGCTGTCGAGCGATGCGCCGCTGCAGCAGGACCTGCGCGACAGCCTGCAGGAACTTTCGCGTGCGGCGCAGTCGCTGCGCCACCTGACCGACACGCTGGAACGCCACCCCGAAGCGCTGCTGCGCGGAAAGCCCGAGGAGAAACCGTGA
- a CDS encoding PqiC family protein: MSNSFWRVTAFCAIAALLAACGSTPPIRHYSLGPVVVAPSAAPVAAETDALTSIVVGPVSLPAGIDRLQIVRTVDGARVEIADSHRWAGSLKDEVTRRLASGIVRQTGIGRVVAWPQSTLAVPTLTVPIDIQRFDAEGFDRVTLEAVWTLRKAGRDIAGRRFAASETVSSPDYGALTAAHGRLVDALAREVSEALVAAQAHQR; encoded by the coding sequence ATGTCGAACTCTTTCTGGCGCGTTACCGCCTTCTGCGCAATCGCGGCATTGCTTGCCGCCTGTGGCAGCACGCCGCCGATCCGTCATTATTCGCTCGGTCCGGTGGTTGTCGCTCCCTCGGCTGCGCCGGTCGCTGCCGAAACCGATGCCCTGACAAGTATTGTGGTCGGGCCGGTTAGCCTGCCTGCAGGCATCGACCGGCTGCAGATCGTGCGCACCGTCGACGGTGCGCGCGTCGAGATTGCCGACAGCCACCGCTGGGCCGGTTCGCTGAAGGATGAAGTCACGCGCCGTCTGGCCAGCGGCATCGTGCGGCAGACCGGCATCGGCCGGGTCGTCGCCTGGCCGCAGTCCACGCTCGCGGTGCCCACGCTCACAGTACCCATCGACATCCAGCGCTTCGACGCCGAAGGCTTTGATCGCGTGACGCTGGAAGCCGTCTGGACGCTGCGCAAGGCAGGCCGCGACATCGCTGGCCGCCGCTTTGCCGCGAGCGAAACCGTCAGCTCGCCCGACTACGGCGCGCTCACCGCCGCTCACGGCCGCTTGGTCGATGCGCTGGCGCGCGAAGTTTCAGAAGCCCTCGTCGCCGCACAGGCTCATCAGCGCTGA
- a CDS encoding 4'-phosphopantetheinyl transferase family protein, with the protein MKDCLWDVPAHFPQMTGDDIHLWRAHLDEAYGNESLITRISADERCRADRLQKPGDRALFVLAHTMLREVLGCYLGLTPSEIMLETGACGKPRLAWQHGSSLQFSLSHSGRLALLGISQRREIGVDVEAAVPHDDLANVAAHFFSPGERTALARVGDTDRSDLFYMLWTRKEACVKAWGKGLQIPLHGFSVLPSTDAWTESPILCPDVDTQTLGYCRSVPVPEGYAAAVAVAGSGSRLSCRHWSAVSLRQR; encoded by the coding sequence ATGAAAGATTGTCTCTGGGATGTGCCGGCGCATTTCCCGCAGATGACGGGCGACGACATTCATCTGTGGCGCGCGCACCTCGACGAAGCGTACGGTAACGAAAGTCTGATCACCCGCATTTCGGCGGACGAGCGGTGCCGGGCGGATCGTCTGCAGAAGCCGGGCGACCGGGCGCTGTTCGTGCTGGCACATACGATGCTTCGAGAGGTGCTCGGATGCTATCTGGGTCTGACGCCATCGGAAATCATGCTGGAAACCGGTGCTTGCGGGAAACCGCGGCTCGCGTGGCAGCACGGTTCCAGCCTGCAGTTCAGCCTGTCCCACTCCGGCCGGCTGGCATTGCTGGGAATTTCGCAGCGACGAGAGATCGGCGTGGATGTGGAAGCCGCGGTGCCGCATGATGATCTGGCCAACGTTGCCGCCCATTTCTTTTCGCCGGGCGAGCGCACAGCCCTAGCGCGGGTGGGGGACACCGATCGCTCCGATCTGTTCTACATGCTCTGGACGCGCAAGGAGGCCTGCGTCAAGGCTTGGGGAAAGGGCCTGCAGATACCTTTGCACGGCTTCAGCGTGCTGCCCTCGACCGACGCATGGACGGAATCTCCGATACTTTGCCCGGACGTCGATACACAGACGCTGGGCTACTGCAGAAGCGTACCTGTGCCTGAAGGCTACGCGGCGGCCGTTGCGGTCGCGGGTTCCGGCAGCAGGCTGTCCTGCCGGCACTGGTCAGCCGTGTCTTTGCGTCAGCGCTGA
- a CDS encoding amino acid adenylation domain-containing protein: MQSHAARHSTISVRPQSQWTEQQDGRREDRQPCSWAQSRLWFLEQWEPGTSLYHIVQELEVRGPLDVTALQNALDALVARHESLRTGFIEVAGEPAQRIVPSARCVLSVQDLRSIDAPERARALASRMQSHGAHPFDLGTPPLMRVALWHVGQDEHVLQLVIHHIGSDGWSQGVLNRELGALYSAALQGGDARLPDLPVQYADYALWQRETLSGPILQKQLDYWRTQLADLPLLALPTDHARPAQPSYRGAVVPFEIATELTSRLRGLGRDAGGTLYMVLLAAFKVLLARASGHSDIAVGTPVAGRGQVELETLIGFFVNTLVLRTKLPIHARFREVLEHVRETALGAFDHAQMPFEKLVEALRPVRDPSRNPLFQVMFSLQNTPHVALELDGAHCHRLVRESGIAKFDLTLELTETADGLSGLFEYATDLFDERRVRLMAGHFQTLLESVVAQPDTPISRLPLLTSAEQQRMLVQWNATQTDYPRDATLASLFEAQVARTPDAIALVCAEQSLTYTELNARANRIAHALRAHGVGPDVMVGLHLQRSIELVTGLLGIVKAGGAYVPLDPAYPVARLAYMLQDTAAPVVLTQHALMSKLPRHPGHTLCVDDHAALDQQPDDNPLHSASSENLAYVIYTSGSTGQPKGVMVSHAAVSNRMHWLIDTFGISDVDGILMQASINFDVSVGQLFACLFTGGRCVIALDDERTDSAALVELTRVNSVSIWDLTPSTLRPMLDEPGVTACAALRHVFCGGEVLDPSLAHTFRSRTKATLHNVYGPTETTIDATCRTIVGTEQNSIPIGRPIANTEVFVLDASRQPVPVGVEGELYIGGAGLARGYLGRPDLTSEKFVAHPFSDRPGARLYRTGDRVRWLHDGNIEFLGRFDQQIKLRGFRIEPGEIEAALTTLPAVNQATVMLREDRPGETRLVAYVAGDSIEPTRLRAQLALTLPAHMLPSSFIVLDAFPITPNGKLDRDKLPKSESSLASDDYAAPRTPIEEALTDIWADTLGLQRMGIHDHFFELGGHSLLAAKLVSRLRSVFNCNLTPRSVFDAPTIEGMARLLQKARTDGISDAIPPVARPFPAPVRCSFAQSRLWFLEQWEPGTSLYHIVQELEVRGPLDVTALQNALDALVARHESLRTGFIEVAGEPAQRIVPSARCVLSVQDLRSIDAPERARALASRMQSHGAHPFDLGTPPLMRVALWHVGQDEHVLQLVIHHIGSDGWSQGVLNRELGALYSAALQGGDARLPDLPVQYADYALWQRETLSGPILQKQLDYWRTQLADLPLLALPTDHARPAQPSYRGAVVPFEIATELTSRLRGLGRDAGGTLYMVLLAAFKVLLARASGHSDIAVGTPVAGRGQVELETLIGFFVNTLVLRTKLPIHARFREVLEHVRETALGAFDHAQMPFEKLVEALRPVRDPSRNPLFQVMFSLQNTPHVALELDGAHCHRLVRESGIAKFDLTLELTETADGLSGLFEYATDLFDERRVRLMAGHFQTLLESVVAQPDTPISRLPLLTSAEQQRMLVQWNATQTDYPRDATLASLFEAQVARTPDAIALVCAEQSLTYTELNARANRIAHALRAHGVGPDVMVGLHLQRSIELVTGLLGIVKAGGAYVPLDPAYPVARLAYMLQDTAAPVVLTQHALMSKLPRHPGHTLCVDDHAALDQQPDDNPLHSASSENLAYVIYTSGSTGQPKGVMVEQRNVARLVCHTDYASFGPEETFLQLAPMAFDASTFEVWGALLHGARCVIYPDELPTAAGLEAVISRNGVTTLWLTAALFNAVIDERPEALRGLRLLLTGGEALSVAHVQRALDALPGVQLINGYGPTESTTFTCCHRIPSGLLTARGSIPIGRPIANTEVFVLDASRQPVPVGVEGELYIGGAGLARGYLGRPDLTSEKFVAHPFSDRPGARLYRTGDRVRWLHDGNIEFLGRFDQQIKLRGFRIEPGEIEAALTTLPAVNQATVMLREDRPGETRLVAYVAGDSIEPTRLRAQLALTLPAHMLPSSFIVLDAFPITPNGKLDRDKLPPPQDSPRAKGIPSSPDTGRPGDIVERHLLGIWESLFERSDIGLDQDFFEIGGHSLMAVRLVDAIARTFGERLPLDTLWFRGSSIRDIAAAVRSQTVGTRWPLLVPIKPGGDKPPLFCVHTIGGNLFHYFELARALSPRQPVFGLNARGAGGRETPHHRLADIAADCVASMREAQPYGPYRLAGFSSGGTVAFEMAQQLSAAGETVSVLALLDTYAPGVHLRPRGPGVLDWLRCRVRPYMNRQRLAHAALSALGRTPSRGFPDAASAHWWAHWGYHPSAYSGEVDLYLAEESLREASEPSLGWSTFVTHLSVHNVPGTHGLMVKPPLVNELARQLQNRLDEAETMFQGVAAP, translated from the coding sequence ATGCAATCGCATGCTGCCCGGCATTCGACGATATCCGTCCGGCCGCAGTCTCAATGGACCGAACAGCAAGACGGTCGGCGGGAAGATAGGCAACCCTGCTCCTGGGCACAGTCCCGACTGTGGTTTCTGGAGCAGTGGGAGCCGGGCACATCGCTGTATCACATCGTGCAGGAGCTGGAGGTCCGTGGCCCGCTCGATGTCACCGCGCTGCAGAACGCGCTCGATGCGCTGGTCGCACGCCATGAGTCGCTGCGCACCGGTTTCATCGAGGTCGCCGGCGAACCGGCACAGCGCATTGTGCCCTCGGCACGCTGCGTGCTGTCCGTCCAGGACCTGCGCAGCATCGACGCACCCGAGCGCGCGCGCGCGCTTGCGTCACGCATGCAGTCACACGGTGCGCACCCCTTCGATCTGGGCACCCCTCCGCTGATGCGCGTCGCGCTCTGGCACGTGGGCCAGGACGAGCACGTGCTACAGCTGGTCATTCACCACATCGGCTCCGACGGCTGGTCGCAAGGCGTGCTCAACCGCGAGCTCGGTGCGCTCTACTCAGCCGCGCTGCAGGGCGGTGACGCCAGGCTGCCTGACCTGCCGGTGCAGTACGCCGACTACGCGTTGTGGCAGCGCGAAACGCTGTCCGGACCCATCCTACAGAAGCAGCTCGATTACTGGCGTACCCAGCTGGCCGATCTGCCGCTGCTCGCCCTGCCGACCGATCATGCCCGTCCCGCGCAGCCAAGCTACCGCGGCGCCGTGGTGCCCTTCGAGATCGCCACCGAGCTGACCTCGCGCCTGCGCGGACTCGGTCGGGACGCCGGCGGCACGCTCTACATGGTGCTGCTTGCTGCCTTCAAGGTCCTGCTCGCTCGCGCGAGCGGGCACAGCGACATCGCCGTGGGAACACCCGTGGCCGGTCGCGGACAGGTCGAGCTCGAGACGCTGATCGGCTTCTTCGTGAACACGCTGGTGCTGCGCACCAAGTTGCCGATCCATGCCAGGTTTCGGGAGGTGCTTGAGCACGTGCGCGAGACAGCACTGGGCGCCTTCGACCATGCGCAGATGCCTTTCGAGAAGCTGGTGGAGGCGCTGCGACCGGTGCGCGACCCGAGCCGAAACCCCCTGTTCCAGGTCATGTTCTCGCTTCAGAACACGCCTCACGTTGCGCTCGAACTCGACGGCGCACACTGCCATCGGCTCGTGCGCGAAAGCGGCATCGCGAAGTTCGACCTGACGCTGGAGCTGACCGAGACGGCAGACGGCCTGTCGGGCTTGTTCGAGTACGCAACCGACCTCTTCGACGAGCGCCGCGTCCGGCTCATGGCCGGCCACTTCCAGACGCTGCTCGAGTCCGTCGTGGCACAGCCGGATACGCCGATCAGCCGGCTACCTTTGCTCACGTCCGCCGAACAGCAACGCATGCTGGTCCAGTGGAACGCAACGCAGACCGATTACCCGCGCGATGCCACCCTCGCCTCTTTGTTCGAAGCACAGGTCGCACGCACGCCCGATGCCATCGCGCTGGTCTGCGCCGAACAGTCCCTCACCTACACCGAACTCAACGCCCGGGCCAACCGCATCGCCCACGCCCTGCGCGCGCACGGCGTCGGGCCCGACGTCATGGTCGGGCTCCATCTGCAGCGCTCCATCGAACTGGTCACCGGACTGCTCGGAATAGTGAAGGCCGGCGGTGCCTACGTACCGCTCGATCCCGCCTATCCGGTAGCACGGCTCGCCTACATGCTCCAGGACACCGCAGCACCCGTCGTCCTCACCCAGCACGCCCTGATGTCGAAACTGCCACGGCATCCAGGCCATACGCTCTGTGTCGATGACCATGCCGCACTCGATCAACAGCCTGACGACAACCCGCTCCACTCCGCCTCTTCCGAAAACCTCGCCTACGTCATCTACACCTCCGGTTCAACCGGTCAGCCAAAAGGCGTGATGGTCAGTCACGCAGCGGTCAGCAATCGCATGCACTGGCTGATCGACACATTCGGAATCAGCGATGTCGACGGAATACTGATGCAGGCTTCGATCAATTTCGACGTGTCGGTCGGTCAGCTATTCGCCTGCCTGTTTACCGGTGGCCGATGTGTGATTGCACTCGACGACGAACGTACCGACAGCGCAGCGCTGGTTGAACTGACGCGCGTCAATAGCGTATCGATATGGGATCTGACGCCGTCGACATTGAGACCCATGCTGGACGAACCCGGCGTCACAGCCTGTGCTGCCCTGCGCCACGTGTTCTGCGGCGGTGAAGTACTCGATCCTTCCCTGGCACATACCTTCCGCAGCCGCACGAAGGCAACACTGCATAACGTCTACGGCCCAACGGAAACCACCATCGATGCGACTTGCCGGACTATTGTCGGGACCGAGCAGAATTCGATCCCGATCGGTCGGCCGATCGCGAACACGGAAGTGTTCGTGCTCGATGCCTCGCGCCAACCCGTACCGGTCGGGGTCGAAGGCGAGCTCTACATCGGCGGCGCAGGCCTCGCACGCGGCTATCTGGGACGACCCGACCTGACCTCGGAGAAATTCGTCGCTCACCCCTTCAGCGACCGGCCAGGCGCCCGACTCTACCGCACAGGTGACCGGGTACGCTGGCTACACGACGGAAACATCGAATTCCTCGGCCGCTTCGATCAACAGATCAAGCTCCGGGGTTTCCGCATAGAACCCGGTGAAATCGAAGCCGCACTCACCACGCTTCCCGCCGTGAATCAGGCCACCGTGATGCTGCGTGAAGACCGGCCCGGCGAAACACGTCTCGTCGCCTACGTCGCCGGCGACAGCATCGAGCCAACCCGGCTGCGCGCACAACTCGCACTGACCCTGCCTGCGCACATGCTCCCTTCTTCCTTCATCGTCCTCGACGCCTTCCCGATCACACCCAACGGCAAACTCGATCGCGACAAATTGCCGAAATCGGAATCGAGTCTCGCATCCGATGACTATGCGGCACCGCGTACGCCCATCGAGGAGGCGCTGACCGACATCTGGGCAGACACACTCGGCTTGCAGCGGATGGGCATACACGATCATTTCTTCGAGCTGGGCGGACATTCCCTACTGGCGGCGAAGCTCGTCAGCCGCCTGCGCAGCGTGTTCAACTGCAACCTGACACCACGCAGCGTGTTCGATGCGCCGACCATTGAAGGCATGGCACGCCTGCTGCAGAAAGCACGCACGGACGGGATTTCCGACGCCATTCCACCGGTCGCGCGGCCCTTCCCGGCGCCAGTGCGCTGCTCGTTCGCACAGTCCCGACTGTGGTTTCTGGAGCAGTGGGAGCCGGGCACATCGCTGTATCACATCGTGCAGGAGCTGGAGGTCCGTGGCCCGCTCGATGTCACCGCGCTGCAGAACGCGCTCGATGCGCTGGTCGCACGCCATGAGTCGCTGCGCACCGGTTTCATCGAGGTCGCCGGCGAACCGGCACAGCGCATTGTGCCCTCGGCACGCTGCGTGCTGTCCGTCCAGGACCTGCGCAGCATCGACGCACCCGAGCGCGCGCGCGCGCTTGCGTCACGCATGCAGTCACACGGTGCGCACCCCTTCGATCTGGGCACCCCTCCGCTGATGCGCGTCGCGCTCTGGCACGTGGGCCAGGACGAGCACGTGCTACAGCTGGTCATTCACCACATCGGCTCCGACGGCTGGTCGCAAGGCGTGCTCAACCGCGAGCTCGGTGCGCTCTACTCAGCCGCGCTGCAGGGCGGTGACGCCAGGCTGCCTGACCTGCCGGTGCAGTACGCCGACTACGCGTTGTGGCAGCGCGAAACGCTGTCCGGACCCATCCTACAGAAGCAGCTCGATTACTGGCGTACCCAGCTGGCCGATCTGCCGCTGCTCGCCCTGCCGACCGATCATGCCCGTCCCGCGCAGCCAAGCTACCGCGGCGCCGTGGTGCCCTTCGAGATCGCCACCGAGCTGACCTCGCGCCTGCGCGGACTCGGTCGGGACGCCGGCGGCACGCTCTACATGGTGCTGCTTGCTGCCTTCAAGGTCCTGCTCGCTCGCGCGAGCGGGCACAGCGACATCGCCGTGGGAACACCCGTGGCCGGTCGCGGACAGGTCGAGCTCGAGACGCTGATCGGCTTCTTCGTGAACACGCTGGTGCTGCGCACCAAGTTGCCGATCCATGCCAGGTTTCGGGAGGTGCTTGAGCACGTGCGCGAGACAGCACTGGGCGCCTTCGACCATGCGCAGATGCCTTTCGAGAAGCTGGTGGAGGCGCTGCGACCGGTGCGCGACCCGAGCCGAAACCCCCTGTTCCAGGTCATGTTCTCGCTTCAGAACACGCCTCACGTTGCGCTCGAACTCGACGGCGCACACTGCCATCGGCTCGTGCGCGAAAGCGGCATCGCGAAGTTCGACCTGACGCTGGAGCTGACCGAGACGGCAGACGGCCTGTCGGGCTTGTTCGAGTACGCAACCGACCTCTTCGACGAGCGCCGCGTCCGGCTCATGGCCGGCCACTTCCAGACGCTGCTCGAGTCCGTCGTGGCACAGCCGGATACGCCGATCAGCCGGCTACCTTTGCTCACGTCCGCCGAACAGCAACGCATGCTGGTCCAGTGGAACGCAACGCAGACCGATTACCCGCGCGATGCCACCCTCGCCTCTTTGTTCGAAGCACAGGTCGCACGCACGCCCGATGCCATCGCGCTGGTCTGCGCCGAACAGTCCCTCACCTACACCGAACTCAACGCCCGGGCCAACCGCATCGCCCACGCCCTGCGCGCGCACGGCGTCGGGCCCGACGTCATGGTCGGGCTCCATCTGCAGCGCTCCATCGAACTGGTCACCGGACTGCTCGGAATAGTGAAGGCCGGCGGTGCCTACGTACCGCTCGATCCCGCCTATCCAGTAGCACGGCTCGCCTACATGCTCCAGGACACCGCAGCACCCGTCGTCCTCACCCAGCACGCCCTGATGTCGAAACTGCCACGGCATCCAGGCCATACGCTCTGTGTCGATGACCATGCCGCACTCGATCAACAGCCTGACGACAACCCGCTCCACTCCGCCTCTTCCGAAAACCTCGCCTACGTCATCTACACCTCCGGTTCAACCGGTCAGCCAAAAGGCGTGATGGTTGAACAACGCAACGTCGCCCGACTGGTCTGCCATACCGATTACGCATCGTTCGGGCCGGAAGAAACCTTCCTGCAGCTGGCACCGATGGCCTTCGATGCATCGACCTTCGAAGTGTGGGGCGCGCTGCTGCACGGCGCACGCTGCGTGATTTATCCGGATGAGCTGCCGACCGCCGCCGGTCTGGAGGCTGTCATCTCGCGCAATGGCGTGACCACGCTATGGCTCACGGCTGCACTGTTCAACGCCGTGATCGACGAGCGCCCGGAGGCGCTGCGCGGTCTGCGCCTATTGCTGACGGGCGGAGAGGCGTTGTCGGTGGCACACGTTCAGCGGGCGCTTGACGCACTGCCAGGCGTGCAACTGATCAATGGCTACGGCCCGACCGAAAGTACGACCTTCACCTGCTGTCACCGGATTCCATCCGGTTTGTTGACTGCACGCGGCTCGATCCCGATCGGTCGGCCGATCGCGAACACGGAAGTGTTCGTGCTCGATGCCTCGCGCCAACCCGTACCGGTCGGGGTCGAAGGCGAGCTCTACATCGGCGGCGCAGGCCTCGCACGCGGCTATCTGGGACGACCCGACCTGACCTCGGAGAAATTCGTCGCTCACCCCTTCAGCGACCGGCCAGGCGCCCGACTCTACCGCACAGGTGACCGGGTACGCTGGCTACACGACGGAAACATCGAATTCCTCGGCCGCTTCGATCAACAGATCAAGCTCCGGGGTTTCCGCATAGAACCCGGTGAAATCGAAGCCGCACTCACCACGCTTCCCGCCGTGAATCAGGCCACCGTGATGCTGCGTGAAGACCGGCCCGGCGAAACACGTCTCGTCGCCTACGTCGCCGGCGACAGCATCGAGCCAACCCGGCTGCGCGCACAACTCGCACTGACCCTGCCTGCGCACATGCTCCCTTCTTCCTTCATCGTCCTCGACGCCTTCCCGATCACACCCAACGGCAAACTCGATCGCGACAAACTGCCGCCACCGCAGGACAGTCCGCGCGCCAAGGGCATTCCATCGTCGCCCGACACCGGTCGCCCGGGAGACATCGTCGAACGGCATCTGCTCGGGATATGGGAGTCCCTTTTTGAACGCAGTGACATCGGCCTTGATCAGGACTTCTTCGAAATCGGTGGCCATTCGCTGATGGCTGTACGACTGGTCGATGCGATTGCCCGCACGTTCGGCGAGCGCCTGCCTCTGGACACACTGTGGTTTCGCGGCAGTTCGATACGCGACATCGCCGCTGCGGTGCGCAGTCAGACCGTCGGTACCCGCTGGCCGCTTCTCGTTCCGATCAAGCCTGGCGGCGACAAGCCACCTCTGTTCTGCGTGCACACCATCGGCGGCAACCTCTTTCACTATTTCGAGCTGGCGCGCGCGCTTTCGCCCCGACAGCCCGTCTTCGGCCTGAACGCAAGGGGCGCGGGCGGAAGGGAAACACCTCACCACAGACTGGCGGACATCGCTGCCGACTGCGTGGCGTCGATGCGCGAGGCACAGCCATACGGGCCTTATCGCCTTGCCGGTTTTTCCAGCGGCGGAACCGTTGCATTCGAAATGGCACAGCAGTTGAGCGCCGCCGGCGAAACCGTCAGTGTGCTGGCGCTGCTGGATACCTATGCCCCCGGCGTACATCTGCGCCCGCGCGGCCCCGGCGTGCTTGACTGGTTGCGCTGCAGGGTACGCCCCTACATGAATCGTCAGCGCCTCGCACATGCGGCGCTGAGTGCCCTCGGCAGGACGCCATCACGCGGCTTTCCGGATGCGGCCTCAGCGCACTGGTGGGCACACTGGGGATATCATCCTTCGGCTTATTCGGGTGAGGTCGATCTTTACCTTGCCGAGGAATCACTACGCGAGGCAAGCGAGCCGAGCCTCGGCTGGTCGACCTTTGTCACGCACCTTTCGGTTCACAACGTCCCGGGCACTCACGGTCTGATGGTGAAACCACCACTGGTCAACGAACTGGCCCGTCAATTGCAGAATCGCCTTGATGAGGCCGAGACGATGTTCCAGGGTGTCGCTGCACCATGA